In Dysidea avara chromosome 3, odDysAvar1.4, whole genome shotgun sequence, a single window of DNA contains:
- the LOC136249260 gene encoding uncharacterized protein — MCHINNKFPIPACNNRGRIVTDRHVIFKKNINRYFVIDVISLLPLEIFAFASFSVLFTAALLRLNRILRFSRVIQLSNVYGREWTSWCDAIESVALHCVYLRMKSWLPFTNMIYHLL; from the exons CTTGCAATAACAGAGGAAGAATTGTAACTGATAGACACGTCATTTTCAAGAAGAACATTAACCGTTACTTCGTCATTGACGTCATTAGTCTTTTACCACTGGAAATATTTGCATTTGCCTCATTTTCAGTACTGTTTACAGCGGCATTACTAAGACTAAACCGAATACTGAGATTCAGTAGAGTTATTCAGTTGTCCA ATGTTTATGGCAGAGAATGGACTTCATGGTGTGATGCAATTGAAAGTGTTGCACTACATTGTGTATACCTGAGAATGAAATCA TGGTTGCCATTTACAAACATGATTTACCATTTGCTCTGA